The following DNA comes from Cyanobacteria bacterium GSL.Bin1.
CGGGTTTGCTCATGCTACCCAAGATATTGATGGCTTAATTGAAACGGTTGGTGGTGCCCCCCTCGTGATTAAACTCCTAGAAGGAACTCAAGGGATTGGGGTTGTGCTTGCCGAAACTCATCAAGCCGCAAAATCAGTGATCGAAGCATTCCGGGGTTTAGAGGCCAATATTTTAGTCCAAGAATATATTAAAGAAGCCAAAGGGGCTGATGTTCGCTGCTTTGTCGTTGGTGGAAAAGTCATTGCAGCGATGAAGCGTCAAGGGGCAGAAGGGGAATTTCGCTCCAATCTCCATCGTGGGGGCAAAGCAGAGAAAGTCAAACTGACCCCAGAAGAACGGAGTACAGCCGTGCGTTCAGTGAAAGCGATGGGGCTGCGAGTGGCGGGGGTTGATTTGTTACGTTCCAATCATGGTCCGGTTGTCATGGAAATCAACTCTTCCCCCGGCTTAGAAGGGATTGAAAATGCTACTGGGATTGATGTTGCCGGAAAGATCATCGAATTTATCCAAAAAAATGCTGTTCCCAATAAACTCAGCGATCGCATTCCCTATTAAACAGTTATCAGTTAGTGACTCCCTAATGACCAATGACCAATGACTAATGACTAACTAAGAATGACCGATATCAAAATTGTTGGGGAAACCATTACTCCAGGTAAACGTTGTGAACTGGAAATTCCAGTGGCACGGTTGATTACACACACCCTGCTTTCTCTCCCGGTGACAATTTTACATGGGGTAGAACCGGGACCTTGCTTGTGGTTGAGTGCAGCGATTCATGGGGATGAGGTTAATGGGGTAGAGATTATCCGTCAAGTCTTAGAACAAGTGAACCCCCAAACCTTACGGGGAACCCTGATTGCAGTTCCCATTGTCAATGTCTTTGGTTTTTTGGAACAATCGCGCTATCTACCGGATCGCCGCGATCTCAATCGCTGCTTTCCGGGTTCTCCTGAAGGATCTCTGGCCTCTCGTTTAGCTCATTTATTTATGCGGGAAATTGTGAGTCGCTGTACCCATGGCATTGATTTACACACAGCTTCGGATCATCGCACCAATTTCCCCCAAATTCGTGCCAACCTGAAAGATCCAGAGACTTACCGTTGTGCCAAAGCCTTTGGTGCGCCAGTCATGATTCATGCCACAACTCGCGATGGTTCCTTACGACAAGCTGCAGCGAAAAAAGGAATTCCGATTCTATTGTATGAAGGGGGAGAAGCGTTACGGTTTGATCCTGAAGCGATTCGTGTGGGTACGAACGGTATTCTTGGCGTGATGAATATTTTAGGAATGACCCAATTTTCTCCGGTAACTGCTTTTACTGCTGTGGAAATTGAAAAAACGAAGTGGGTGCGTGCTTCTCGCGGGGGCATTTTACGTTTACAAGTCCGTCTGGGCGAGTCAGTGCTGAAAAAACAGATTCTCGCGACAATCGCCAACCCTTTTGGCAAGCAGGGCGTGAAAGTGCGCTCTCCTGTAGCCGGATTAGTGATTGGACAGACCCAAAATCCCTTAGTCAATCAGGGGGATGGCATCATTCATTTAGCAGCCAATCCTTCTGAGTAATGAGAGAGGGTGATTGAGTGACAAAGTAGCAGGATGAAAAGGCAATTCAACCTCATCTATAATCTTGTTTTCCTGGACTCCCCTTCTCCCACTCACCCCCTCTCAATTATTGTGAGTATGTAATCGCAACCAGAGGGTGATGCTTAAAGGGCACCGGCATTGGCTAAGCCTAAAATCACTCCTGCCCCTAAGACATGACCAAAACTGAGGGTTGCTAATAATTCAGGAACGCCAAACCCTTCTAGAATGGCTGGTTTGGGGAAAGGAAGTTCTGGACCGCCCCCATAGTTTTGAATGGCAAAACGACCAATCGCTATACTAAAAACATTACAAATAATCATAACCATTGCAACGGAAGGACCCCAAGCAATTGTTGCCGGTGTGGTAGATTGAACAGCAGCCAGTAAAGTTAACATCAGTTATCTTTTTTTCCTCCAAGCTATAGACTAAAGGCATTATAAGAAGATTTCTAAATGCAACTCTAATTTTTCTTGCCGAAGTAACGATCTATTTACACTAATTCATATTTCTGAACAAATGCGAGTCAAAATTTGCGGGATTACGAATTTAGAACAAGGACGCGCGATCGCGCAACTTGGGGCAACGGATCTCGGGTTTATTTGTGTGCCAAAATCTCCCCGCTACCTC
Coding sequences within:
- the rimK gene encoding 30S ribosomal protein S6--L-glutamate ligase, with the translated sequence MKIAILSQDGSLYSTRRLKEAAAQRDHDVQVINYLRCYMNITSHKPSVVYQGKPLEEYDAVIPRIGASRTFYGTAVVRQFELMGVFSANESQAISRSRDKLRCLQILAREGIGLPVTGFAHATQDIDGLIETVGGAPLVIKLLEGTQGIGVVLAETHQAAKSVIEAFRGLEANILVQEYIKEAKGADVRCFVVGGKVIAAMKRQGAEGEFRSNLHRGGKAEKVKLTPEERSTAVRSVKAMGLRVAGVDLLRSNHGPVVMEINSSPGLEGIENATGIDVAGKIIEFIQKNAVPNKLSDRIPY
- a CDS encoding deacylase, which encodes MTDIKIVGETITPGKRCELEIPVARLITHTLLSLPVTILHGVEPGPCLWLSAAIHGDEVNGVEIIRQVLEQVNPQTLRGTLIAVPIVNVFGFLEQSRYLPDRRDLNRCFPGSPEGSLASRLAHLFMREIVSRCTHGIDLHTASDHRTNFPQIRANLKDPETYRCAKAFGAPVMIHATTRDGSLRQAAAKKGIPILLYEGGEALRFDPEAIRVGTNGILGVMNILGMTQFSPVTAFTAVEIEKTKWVRASRGGILRLQVRLGESVLKKQILATIANPFGKQGVKVRSPVAGLVIGQTQNPLVNQGDGIIHLAANPSE
- the psaK gene encoding photosystem I reaction center subunit PsaK; its protein translation is MLTLLAAVQSTTPATIAWGPSVAMVMIICNVFSIAIGRFAIQNYGGGPELPFPKPAILEGFGVPELLATLSFGHVLGAGVILGLANAGAL